Proteins from a genomic interval of Mycolicibacterium grossiae:
- a CDS encoding DUF3000 domain-containing protein, producing the protein MNAATVRPEIELGPIRPPQRLAPFSYALGAEVRHPETAIVPERSEGDAFGRLILLHDPEGAEAWDGTMRLVAYIQADLDSQEAVDPLLPEVAWSWLVDALNVNADGVTALGGTVTATTSVRYGDISGPPRAHQLELRASWTATDLVLGPHVHAFCEVLEHAAGLPPAGITDLGSRTRA; encoded by the coding sequence ATGAACGCCGCGACGGTGCGGCCGGAGATCGAACTCGGGCCCATCCGGCCGCCGCAGCGGCTGGCGCCCTTCAGCTACGCGCTGGGCGCCGAGGTGCGCCACCCCGAGACCGCGATCGTGCCGGAACGCTCCGAGGGCGACGCATTCGGCCGGCTCATCCTGCTGCACGACCCCGAGGGTGCCGAGGCCTGGGACGGCACCATGCGGCTGGTGGCCTACATCCAGGCCGACCTGGACTCCCAGGAGGCCGTCGACCCGCTGCTGCCCGAGGTGGCGTGGAGCTGGCTGGTCGACGCGCTGAACGTCAACGCCGACGGCGTCACCGCGCTCGGCGGCACCGTCACCGCCACCACGTCCGTGCGCTACGGCGACATCTCCGGACCGCCGCGAGCCCACCAGTTAGAGCTGCGGGCGTCCTGGACGGCGACCGACCTGGTGCTGGGACCCCACGTCCACGCGTTCTGCGAGGTGCTCGAGCACGCCGCAGGCCTTCCTCCCGCGGGGATCACCGACCTGGGTTCCCGTACGCGCGCGTGA